In Pseudocalidococcus azoricus BACA0444, a single window of DNA contains:
- a CDS encoding CPBP family intramembrane glutamic endopeptidase, giving the protein MSLKRILLVALTAIVVFLVSAELLSSLTEPQVQGQISLYQTNLVLQASEWSGFQEYPQAQALLGRDPQADARQAYEKTIQSLRELPTPTAQQSQQISQAQLNLGILEAVGAKTSTLAPQTWELVAATGPDSDRQLAQTLQQLWQTPPIITPQAEALITTHLTGWFQTQARQRLYQVENNTAQLNTLQQTGQELAQAAVIRLALVAVLPLAGSVLGIILLVVWGINQYRHREQVLPHLNLDIPWSSETTLAVMVGWFVAFFGISFLIVPLVLELIGGRGLVATPFGQAIYALITYSLMMVAGFGILIYTWQQYPQPIFQWLSFSGKNRWWAWSFGAYFVALPLVLLTSVFSQQLLHNQGGGNPLLEVILASHDYRSFAILWFMVAVMAPIFEETLFRGFLLPSLLPSMRPVTAMLTSGGLFAIAHLNAADLLPLAVLGTILGYVYWRSGNLLASMLLHGIWNSGSFIGLLLLSP; this is encoded by the coding sequence ATGTCTTTGAAACGAATTTTGTTGGTGGCATTAACGGCCATTGTTGTCTTTTTAGTCTCCGCAGAATTACTCAGTAGTCTGACTGAACCCCAAGTCCAAGGACAGATTAGCCTCTATCAAACTAATCTTGTTCTCCAGGCCAGTGAATGGTCGGGATTTCAAGAGTATCCCCAGGCCCAAGCTCTCTTAGGTCGTGATCCCCAGGCCGATGCTCGCCAGGCCTATGAAAAAACCATTCAATCCCTGCGTGAACTTCCCACCCCCACAGCCCAACAGTCCCAGCAGATCAGCCAAGCTCAACTGAATTTGGGGATCCTGGAGGCCGTTGGAGCTAAGACATCAACTCTGGCTCCTCAAACCTGGGAACTGGTGGCGGCAACTGGCCCAGACTCAGATCGGCAACTGGCCCAAACCCTTCAGCAACTCTGGCAAACCCCGCCGATTATCACGCCCCAGGCCGAGGCCCTGATCACAACCCATCTCACAGGCTGGTTTCAAACCCAGGCCCGCCAAAGACTCTATCAAGTTGAAAATAACACTGCCCAACTGAACACCCTCCAGCAAACCGGACAAGAGTTGGCCCAGGCCGCAGTCATTCGTTTGGCTTTAGTGGCGGTGCTGCCCTTAGCTGGGAGTGTGTTGGGGATCATTTTATTAGTTGTCTGGGGGATTAACCAATATCGGCATCGGGAGCAAGTTTTACCGCATCTCAATCTAGATATTCCCTGGTCATCAGAAACCACATTAGCCGTGATGGTGGGCTGGTTTGTTGCCTTTTTCGGGATCAGCTTTCTGATTGTGCCCCTAGTTTTAGAGTTAATCGGTGGCCGGGGCCTGGTGGCAACTCCCTTTGGCCAAGCCATTTATGCCCTGATTACCTATAGTTTGATGATGGTAGCTGGGTTTGGCATCCTGATTTACACCTGGCAGCAATACCCCCAACCCATTTTCCAGTGGCTTTCGTTTTCGGGAAAAAACCGGTGGTGGGCCTGGAGTTTCGGGGCTTATTTTGTTGCGCTGCCCCTAGTGCTGTTAACGTCTGTATTCAGCCAACAACTCCTTCACAATCAAGGCGGTGGGAATCCCCTATTGGAAGTGATCCTAGCCAGTCATGATTACCGTAGTTTTGCGATTTTATGGTTTATGGTCGCGGTCATGGCCCCAATTTTTGAGGAAACCCTCTTTCGTGGTTTTTTATTGCCCTCGCTGCTGCCGAGTATGCGACCAGTCACAGCCATGCTAACCAGTGGCGGCCTGTTTGCCATTGCCCATTTGAATGCCGCAGATTTACTACCTCTGGCGGTTTTGGGGACTATTTTGGGCTATGTTTATTGGCGTTCCGGAAATTTACTCGCCTCAATGCTACTCCACGGGATTTGGAATAGTGGTTCATTCATTGGGCTTTTATTACTTTCACCCTGA
- a CDS encoding type II toxin-antitoxin system HicB family antitoxin, with protein sequence MQLQQTVKSFIRPGEQGGYVAECLEVSVVTQGETLDEVVKNLQEALALHLEGEDPGDFGLVSHPAILVTFELQPRYA encoded by the coding sequence ATGCAACTTCAACAAACGGTCAAGTCTTTTATTCGTCCAGGGGAGCAAGGTGGCTATGTGGCTGAATGTTTGGAAGTTTCGGTTGTCACTCAAGGTGAAACATTGGATGAGGTGGTGAAAAATTTACAAGAAGCACTGGCGCTGCATTTAGAGGGAGAAGATCCAGGCGATTTTGGCTTAGTTTCCCATCCGGCTATTTTAGTTACCTTTGAACTGCAACCCAGATACGCCTAG
- a CDS encoding type II toxin-antitoxin system HicA family toxin, producing the protein MHILERFGFEVYSQRGSHIKLRRMNQTHKETLTIPNHRELDTGTCRAIFRQACRYVSETELFPYFYQ; encoded by the coding sequence GTGCACATTTTAGAACGATTTGGCTTTGAGGTTTATAGTCAACGGGGCAGCCACATCAAGTTACGCCGCATGAACCAAACCCATAAGGAGACCCTAACCATACCTAATCATCGGGAGTTAGATACTGGAACCTGTCGCGCAATTTTTCGGCAGGCCTGTCGCTATGTTTCCGAAACAGAACTTTTCCCATATTTCTATCAGTAG
- a CDS encoding inorganic diphosphatase: MSLDLSRIPAQPKPGLVNVLIEIVGGSRNKYEFDKEMNAFILDRVLYSSVQYPFDYGFIPNTLGDDGDPLDGLVIMDEPTFPGCVIAARPIGYLEMIDGGDRDEKILCVPADDPRYGEVKSLKDIAPHRLAEVAEFFRTYKNLQKKVTEILDWQDVDKVQALVDKGIKAYKG, from the coding sequence ATGAGCTTAGACTTATCGCGGATTCCGGCTCAACCCAAACCCGGCCTGGTCAATGTCCTGATTGAAATTGTTGGGGGCAGTCGCAATAAATATGAATTTGACAAGGAGATGAACGCCTTTATCTTAGATCGGGTGCTCTATTCCTCGGTGCAATATCCCTTTGACTACGGCTTTATTCCCAATACCCTTGGCGATGATGGAGATCCCCTCGATGGCCTGGTGATTATGGATGAGCCTACCTTTCCCGGTTGTGTGATTGCCGCTCGGCCAATTGGTTATTTAGAGATGATTGATGGCGGCGACCGGGATGAGAAAATTCTTTGTGTGCCGGCCGATGATCCTCGCTACGGTGAAGTCAAATCCCTCAAAGATATTGCTCCCCACCGCTTAGCTGAAGTCGCTGAATTTTTCCGGACTTATAAGAATCTCCAAAAGAAAGTCACCGAAATTCTCGATTGGCAGGATGTGGATAAGGTTCAGGCCCTGGTGGATAAAGGGATCAAAGCCTACAAAGGTTAA